A portion of the Caenorhabditis elegans chromosome III genome contains these proteins:
- the cyk-1 gene encoding WAPL domain-containing protein (Confirmed by transcript evidence) — protein MSSDDYESIDTPRVASLADMNRLPTQSRHSSYSTDDDEDVTPTPSASNSAPKNTILDPLQAQFLHPNSENSDIDEPRVQLREKKKATRAQDATVSHFLEDQVPNQKFKRRSAERHSMLAGAADFASRRSPFHLSGANGSGRWTDLFSSSRFKRKQRQKLNNVPSSSYSNNDYGTYAGTQSIGGFSIASNSSGESFALSGTEDEIREEFRKIMLDKGLPEADKIISNTPLDQMKMMIENSRKQDNQAKGRSPEWVVRVLGEILKTKNIPECKQDIVTVRVQLVGQGVSFLNKFAVEVHDESGRTGADLICCLYSLVLKRLRSSEVGSKYELDLIDFLQEIVRCVRTLINTHVGLVLVLRRNSPVYSLLIQTLCVLNRREQNDHEAAEIRAIRVDVVRTCYTLIFVQHDTLSTPIEMTGQQKMFMELSLIAKAESKRLNEPVSRFRPLISCIDFLESRDPKQGMYVLLMINMMINGVDRNISDDQMWTEETMWQARMRLRSEAAKDKLHKYIEKFTTSETVNSQIRDVAQNMLTEHNADLETLMGKLENVKGEYDTLDGCFELLAANSEATGTETVLLSILQLMTLTNEDMSTKRSYMKLIETAISDILLHRTPIDPQADYKFVFEVPVAEIIDKMQDEEMAKKVRQATSAKQEAVAMQGEYWKTLCDFQKEAEELRKHINDPKIPLPPPTKMNLSAPSTSAGGSSALPPITGGPPPPPGLPPITGGPPPPPPPGGLPPITGGPPPPPPPGGLPPISGGPPPPPPPPGGCPPPPPPPPPGGFKGGPPPPPPPGMFAPMAPVIPDYLPPKKVPKVDGPMRKFPWGAHTINPRDIPRESFWVGTNEEQLTSDRMFDRLRTKFATKPAANSGTLGGVLNSKKKVKTAQVIHDDKLLQKLGILQGSIKMSHSELKLAILEVNEKVLTVGFLEQLRSAMPVEKELIDKLRAVNKAQFEEMPEGEQFVTRLLQIQGLPLRLDLVLFKMRFSEVLNELKPAMSSVMEACEEVRASEGFRTFLKLVLATGNFMGGATKNYSSAYAFDMRMLTRLVDTKDVDNRHTLLHHLIEEMKRIDPRRARFALTDFHHCIESSRVNADEIRKTVQLTENNIKKLENCLKVYKIQGERDLFDEKMRPFHEKAVKEFSTVSSMCGKMKNDWESLVKYYAFNDKKYPMEEFFADIRTFSEQYSNAWKELDAEAEAKRKEAEFETQKRKQLQQSQQERKPLQERQAINRVPRTPAAMIRVSTAADKAGVLDELERATGNADFLQTLMSATNSRTPRSGLPARTRGGGRLGGGLDRQRSRHQNALGQLQDLTGCASEPVLSGQFARSRNVPQNDLQRQNMELPSSVKPTTALDRAKAFGVGLPIGQNELKVRVRRKGQPAVPVTNINGTSQISPTHKENDPTGSSSTSSGPASSNTATSSSSGTVVPSTDDLLARLNDF, from the exons ATGTCTAGCGATGATTATGAGTCAATTGACACGCCACGTGTAGCTTCACTAGCTGATATGAATCGACTTCCTACCCAATCTCGTCATTCAAGTTATTCAACGGATGACGATGAAGACGTGACTCCTACACCATCAGCTTCTAATTCTGctccaaaaaatacaattctaGACCCTCTACAAGCGCAGTTTCTTCACccgaattctgaaaattctgatataGACGAGCCTCGTGTGCAATTGcgcgaaaagaaaaaagcgaCTCGTGCACAAGATGCAACTGTTTCTCATTTCTTGGAAGATCAAGTTCCtaatcagaaattcaaaaggaGAAGCGCTGAAAGACATTCAATGTTGGCTGGAGCTGCTGATTTTGCTAGTCGTAGGAGTCCATTTCATTTAAGTGGAGCGAATGGTTCTGGAAGATGGACTGATTTGTTCTCATCGAGCAGATTTAAACGAAAACAACGACAGAAATTAAAT aatgttccaTCATCGTCATATTCAAACAATGACTACGGTACATATGCAGGCACACAAAGTATTGGAGGTTTCTCGATTGCTTCAAATTCTTcag GAGAATCATTTGCCTTGTCAGGAACTGAAGACGAAATACGAGAAGAATTCAGGAAAATTATG CTCGACAAAGGTCTGCCCGAAGctgataaaattatttctaataCGCCACTTGATcaaatgaaaatgatgattGAGAATTCGAGAAAACAAGATAATCAGGCGAAGGGAAGGTCTCCGGAATGGGTTGTACGAGTATTGggagaaatattgaaaacgaaaaacattCCGGAATGCAAGCAGGATATTGTTACTGTACGGGTTCAGCTAGTTGGTCAAGGTGTTTCATTTCTTAATAAG ttcgCCGTAGAAGTTCATGACGAGTCTGGTCGCACTGGAGCTGATCTTATCTGCTGTCTCTACTCATTAGTCTTGAAACGACTGAGAAGCAGTGAAGTTGGCTCGAAATATGAGCTTGATTTGATTGATTTCTTGCAAGAAATCGTCAGATGTGTCCGAACGCTAATTAATACACAT GTTGGCCTTGTTCTTGTATTGCGACGGAACTCTCCTGTATACTCACTTCTCATTCAAACATTATGCGTCCTGAACAGGCGAGAGCAAAACGATCATGAAGCAGCTGAGATTCGAGCTATTCGGGTTGATGTGGTTAGAACATGTTATACGTTGATTTTTGTTCAACATGATACGCTGTCAACTCCGATTGAAATGACTgg TCAACAAAAGATGTTCATGGAGTTGTCCTTAATAGCTAAAGCTGAATCCAAACGGCTCAATGAACCAGTTTCTCGATTTCGGCCCCTCATCAGCTGCATCGATTTTCTAGAATCCCGCGATCCAAAACAAGGAATGTACGTACTTCTGATGATAAATATGATGATCAATGGTGTCGATCGTAACATAAGTGATGATCAAATGTGGACAGAAGAGACGATGTGGCAAGCACGAATGAGATTAAGGAGTGAAGCTGCAAAAGATAAACTTCACAAGTACATTGAG aaattcactACATCTGAAACTGTAAACTCGCAAATTCGGGATGTTGCTCAGAACATGCTCACTGAGCACAATGCAGATTTGGAAACACTGATGGGGAAGCTTGAAAATGTAAAAGGAGAATATGATACCTTGGATGGATGTTTTGAACTTCTTGCCGCCAACTCTGAAGCCACCGGAACCGAGACAGTGCTCCTTTCAATTTTACAGCTTATGACTCTTACTAATGAGGATATGTCGACGAAAAGATCGTATATGAAACTCATCGAGACAGCCATATCAGATATTCTTCTGCATCGAACTCCAATCGATCCACAAGCGGATTATAAGTTTGTGTTTGAGGTTCCTGTGGCCGAGATCATTG ATAAAATGCAAGACGAAGAGATGGCCAAAAAAGTTCGACAAGCCACGTCGGCCAAACAGGAAGCTGTTGCAATGCAAGGAGAATACTGGAAAACATTATGTGATTTCCAGAAAGAAGCTGAAGAACTGAGAAAACAT ataaatgaTCCAAAAATACCTCTTCCTCCGCCAACGAAGATGAACTTGTCGGCTCCATCCACATCTGCTGGTGGATCTTCAGCTCTACCGCCAATAACTGGAggtccaccaccacctccaggTCTCCCACCAATCACAGGAGGGCCGcctccacctcctcctcctGGTGGTCTTCCTCCAATCACCGGAGGACCCCCGCCGCCGCCTCCACCGGGAGGATTGCCTCCAATATCTGGAGGTCCTCCACCACCTCCGCCGCCTCCTGGAGGATGTccacctccacctcctccaccaccaccggGAGGGTTCAAGGGCGGaccgccaccaccacctcctccaGGCATGTTCGCACCGATGGCTCCCGTGATACCTGATTACCTTCCACCCAAGAAGGTTCCAAAGGTTGATGGTCCCATGAGAAAGTTCCCATGGGGAGCACATACTATCAACCCTCGGGATATTCCAAGAGAGTCGTTCTGGGTTGGAACAAACGAAGAACAGCTGACCAGCGATCGAATGTTCGATCGTTTACGAACCAAATTCGCCACGAAACCTGCTGCAAATAGTGGTACTCTTGGTGGTGTCTTGAATAGCAAAAAGAAAGTGAAGACAGCACAAGTCATTCATGACGATaaattacttcaaaaattgg GCATTCTTCAAGGATCAATCAAAATGTCGCATTCAGAGCTCAAGCTGGCGATTTTGGAAGTCAACGAAAAGGTTTTAACTGTCGGATTCTTGGAGCAACTTCGATCAGCAATGCCAGTGGAGAAGGAGCTTATTGACAAGCTGAGAGCGGTGAACAAGGCTCAATTTGAGGAAATGCCCGAGGGTGAACAATTTGTCACTCGTCTGCTCCAAATTCAAGGTCTTCCGCTTCGTCTCGACTTGGTTCTATTCAAAATGCGATTCTCTGAAGTGTTGAATGAACTGAAACCAGCCATGTCGTCAGTGATGGAAGCGTGCGAAGAAGTACGAGCATCTGAAGGAttccgaacatttttgaaacttgtttTGGCGACTGGAAACTTTATGGGCGGAGCGACAAAAAACTATTCGAGTGCTTACGCGTTCGACATGAGAATGCTGACAAGACTGGTTGATACAAAAGATGTCGATAATCGGCATACTCTTCTACATCATTTAATTGAAGAAATGAAGAGAATCGATCCAAGACGAGCACG atttgcTCTCACCGACTTCCATCATTGCATTGAATCGTCCCGAGTGAATGCGgatgaaattcgaaaaactgttCAACTGACAGAgaataacattaaaaaactgGAGAACTGCTTAAAAGTGTACAAAATTCAAGGAGAACGTGATTTATTCGACGAGAAGATGCGGCCGTTCCACGAAAAAGCTGTCAAAGAGTTCTCCACAGTTTCGTCAATGTGTGGAAAGATGAAAAACGATTGGGAGTCGTTGGTCAAGTATTATGCATTTAACGACAAAAAATATCCGATGGAAGAATTTTTCGCCGATATTCGCACCTTCTCTGAGCAATATTCGAATGCTTGGAAAGAGTTGGATGCCGAAGCAGAAGCAAAACGAAAAGAAGCAGAATTTGAGACACAGAAGCGGAAGCAGCTGCAACAATCTCAACAAGAAAGGAAGCCGTTACAAGAGAGACAGGCGATTAATAGAGTGCCAAGAACTCCGGCTGCGATGATTCGAGTTTCGACTG ctgcCGATAAGGCTGGTGTGCTCGATGAGTTGGAGCGTGCTACAGGAAATGCTGATTTCCTTCAAACCTTGATGTCTGCCACAAATTCTCGAACTCCTCGTTCCGGATTGCCAGCTCGAACTCGCGGAGGTGGAAGACTTGGAGGAGGACTTGATCGGCAAAGATCACGACATCAGAATGCTTTGGGTCAGCTTCAAGATCTCACTGGCTGCGCATCGGAACCGGTTCTTTCCGGACAGTTTGCTCGATCACGCAACGTTCCTCAAAATGATCTGCAACGACAAAATATGGAACTTCCATCATCAGTAAAACCAACAACGGCGCTTGATAGGGCTAAAGCATTTGGAGTTGGATTGCCGATTGGTCAGAATGAGCTCAAAGTTCGAGTGAGAAGGAAAGGGCAACCAGCTGTTCCAGTTACG aATATCAATGGAACATCGCAAATCTCACCAACGCACAAAGAAAACGATCCGACGGGTTCCTCGTCAACTTCATCTGGTCCTGCATCATCAAACACGGctacatcatcatcatcaggcACAGTGGTGCCATCAACAGACGATCTTCTCGCACGTCTTAATGATTTCTGA
- the rfl-1 gene encoding NEDD8-activating enzyme E1 catalytic subunit (Confirmed by transcript evidence) — protein MVSVDPLATERWRSIRRLTDRDSAYKVPWFVPGPENFEALQNTKILVIGAGGLGCELLKNLALSGFRTIEVIDMDTIDVSNLNRQFLFRESDVGKSKAEVAAAFVQQRVVGCQVTAHNCRIEDKGQEFYRKFSIIICGLDSIPARRWINGMLCDLVLEMADGKPDENTIIPMIDGGTEGFKGNARVIYPKFTACIDCTLDLYPPQVNFPLCTIAHTPRLPEHCIEYIKVVVWPEEKPFEGVSLDADDPIHVEWVLERASLRAEKYNIRGVDRRLTSGVLKRIIPAVASTNAVIAASCALEALKLATNIAKPIDNYLNFTQIHGAYTSVVSMMKDDNCLTCSGGRLPFEVSPSSTLESLIIRLSERFHLKHPTLATSTRKLYCISSFMPQFEQESKENLHTSMKDLVSDGEEILVSDEALSRALTLRIQLI, from the exons ATGGTCAGCGTGGATCCATTGGCAACGGAGCGTTGGAGGAGCATCAGAAGATTAACAGATCGCGACTCTGCATATAAAGTTCCATGGTTTGTTCCCGGACCGGAAAACTTTGAAGCACTGCAAAACACGAAGATTCTTGTTATTGGTGCTGGTGGATTGGGTTGTGAGTTGTTAAAGAACTTG GCTTTGAGCGGATTCCGAACAATTGAAGTTATCGATATGGACACAATTGATGTATCAAACCTAAATCGTCAATTCTTATTtag ggAATCTGACGTTGGAAAATCAAAAGCTGAGGTAGCTGCTGCTTTCGTTCAACAAAGAGTTGTTGGATGTCAGGTGACTGC gcacaACTGTAGAATTGAAGACAAGGGTCaagaattttatcgaaaattctcTATAATTATCTGTGGACTTGATTCGATTCCAGCCAGAAGATGGATCAACGGAATGCTG TGTGATTTGGTTTTGGAAATGGCCGACGGAAAACCTGATGAGAACACAATTATTCCAATGATTGACGGAGGAACTGAAGGATTTAAAGGAAATGCTCGTGTCATATATCCGAAATTCACAGCCTGTATTGATTGTACTCTTGATCTTTATCCACCTCAAGTCAATTTTCCATTGTGCACAATTGCTCACACTCCTCGACTTCCAGAACATTGTATTGAATACATTAAAGTAGTTGTTTGGCCAGAGGAAAAACCATTTGAAg GTGTTTCTCTTGACGCTGACGATCCGATCCACGTTGAATGGGTTCTCGAAAGAGCAAGTCTTCGTGcagaaaaatacaatattcGAGGTGTGGATCGTCGTTTGACATCTGGAGTTCTAAAAAGAATTATTCCGGCTGTTGCATCAACAAATGCAGTTATCGCTGCATCATGTGCCCTAGAAGCTCTGAAATTGGCCACAAA catTGCCAAACCAATCGATAATTATCTTAATTTCACTCAAATTCACGGAGCATATACCAGTGTTGTTTCAATGATGAAAGATGACAATTGTCTCACTTGTAGTGGTGGGCGTCTTCCATTCGAAGTTTCACCATCTTCAACTCTTGAATCGCTTATCATCAGACTCTCGGAGCGTTT ccatCTCAAACATCCGACACTAGCGACCTCAACTCGAAAACTTTACTGTATTAGCAGTTTCATGCCACAATTTGAACAAGAAAGCAAAGAAAATCTGCATACTTCGATGAAAGATCTTGTTAGCGATGGCGAAGAAATACTGGTATCCGACGAAGCATTGTCTCGTGCACTTACACTACGAATTCAGCTCATCTAA
- the cyk-1 gene encoding WAPL domain-containing protein (Confirmed by transcript evidence), protein MSSDDYESIDTPRVASLADMNRLPTQSRHSSYSTDDDEDVTPTPSASNSAPKNTILDPLQAQFLHPNSENSDIDEPRVQLREKKKATRAQDATVSHFLEDQVPNQKFKRRSAERHSMLAGAADFASRRSPFHLSGANGSGRWTDLFSSSRFKRKQRQKLNNVPSSSYSNNDYGTYAGTQSIGGFSIASNSSGESFALSGTEDEIREEFRKIMLDKGLPEADKIISNTPLDQMKMMIENSRKQDNQAKGRSPEWVVRVLGEILKTKNIPECKQDIVTVRVQLVGQGVSFLNKFAVEVHDESGRTGADLICCLYSLVLKRLRSSEVGSKYELDLIDFLQEIVRCVRTLINTHVGLVLVLRRNSPVYSLLIQTLCVLNRREQNDHEAAEIRAIRVDVVRTCYTLIFVQHDTLSTPIEMTGQQKMFMELSLIAKAESKRLNEPVSRFRPLISCIDFLESRDPKQGMYVLLMINMMINGVDRNISDDQMWTEETMWQARMRLRSEAAKDKLHKYIEKFTTSETVNSQIRDVAQNMLTEHNADLETLMGKLENVKGEYDTLDGCFELLAANSEATGTETVLLSILQLMTLTNEDMSTKRSYMKLIETAISDILLHRTPIDPQADYKFVFEVPVAEIIDKMQDEEMAKKVRQATSAKQEAVAMQGEYWKTLCDFQKEAEELRKHINDPKIPLPPPTKMNLSAPSTSAGGSSALPPITGGPPPPPGLPPITGGPPPPPPPGGLPPITGGPPPPPPPGGLPPISGGPPPPPPPPGGCPPPPPPPPPGGFKGGPPPPPPPGMFAPMAPVIPDYLPPKKVPKVDGPMRKFPWGAHTINPRDIPRESFWVGTNEEQLTSDRMFDRLRTKFATKPAANSGTLGGVLNSKKKVKTAQVIHDDKLLQKLGILQGSIKMSHSELKLAILEVNEKVLTVGFLEQLRSAMPVEKELIDKLRAVNKAQFEEMPEGEQFVTRLLQIQGLPLRLDLVLFKMRFSEVLNELKPAMSSVMEACEEVRASEGFRTFLKLVLATGNFMGGATKNYSSAYAFDMRMLTRLVDTKDVDNRHTLLHHLIEEMKRIDPRRARFALTDFHHCIESSRVNADEIRKTVQLTENNIKKLENCLKVYKIQGERDLFDEKMRPFHEKAVKEFSTVSSMCGKMKNDWESLVKYYAFNDKKYPMEEFFADIRTFSEQYSNAWKELDAEAEAKRKEAEFETQKRKQLQQSQQERKPLQERQAINRVPRTPAAMIRVSTAADKAGVLDELERATGNADFLQTLMSATNSRTPRSGLPARTRGGGRLGGGLDRQRSRHQNALGQLQDLTGCASEPVLSGQFARSRNVPQNDLQRQNMELPSSVKPTTALDRAKAFGVGLPIGQNELKVRVRRKGQPAVPNINGTSQISPTHKENDPTGSSSTSSGPASSNTATSSSSGTVVPSTDDLLARLNDF, encoded by the exons ATGTCTAGCGATGATTATGAGTCAATTGACACGCCACGTGTAGCTTCACTAGCTGATATGAATCGACTTCCTACCCAATCTCGTCATTCAAGTTATTCAACGGATGACGATGAAGACGTGACTCCTACACCATCAGCTTCTAATTCTGctccaaaaaatacaattctaGACCCTCTACAAGCGCAGTTTCTTCACccgaattctgaaaattctgatataGACGAGCCTCGTGTGCAATTGcgcgaaaagaaaaaagcgaCTCGTGCACAAGATGCAACTGTTTCTCATTTCTTGGAAGATCAAGTTCCtaatcagaaattcaaaaggaGAAGCGCTGAAAGACATTCAATGTTGGCTGGAGCTGCTGATTTTGCTAGTCGTAGGAGTCCATTTCATTTAAGTGGAGCGAATGGTTCTGGAAGATGGACTGATTTGTTCTCATCGAGCAGATTTAAACGAAAACAACGACAGAAATTAAAT aatgttccaTCATCGTCATATTCAAACAATGACTACGGTACATATGCAGGCACACAAAGTATTGGAGGTTTCTCGATTGCTTCAAATTCTTcag GAGAATCATTTGCCTTGTCAGGAACTGAAGACGAAATACGAGAAGAATTCAGGAAAATTATG CTCGACAAAGGTCTGCCCGAAGctgataaaattatttctaataCGCCACTTGATcaaatgaaaatgatgattGAGAATTCGAGAAAACAAGATAATCAGGCGAAGGGAAGGTCTCCGGAATGGGTTGTACGAGTATTGggagaaatattgaaaacgaaaaacattCCGGAATGCAAGCAGGATATTGTTACTGTACGGGTTCAGCTAGTTGGTCAAGGTGTTTCATTTCTTAATAAG ttcgCCGTAGAAGTTCATGACGAGTCTGGTCGCACTGGAGCTGATCTTATCTGCTGTCTCTACTCATTAGTCTTGAAACGACTGAGAAGCAGTGAAGTTGGCTCGAAATATGAGCTTGATTTGATTGATTTCTTGCAAGAAATCGTCAGATGTGTCCGAACGCTAATTAATACACAT GTTGGCCTTGTTCTTGTATTGCGACGGAACTCTCCTGTATACTCACTTCTCATTCAAACATTATGCGTCCTGAACAGGCGAGAGCAAAACGATCATGAAGCAGCTGAGATTCGAGCTATTCGGGTTGATGTGGTTAGAACATGTTATACGTTGATTTTTGTTCAACATGATACGCTGTCAACTCCGATTGAAATGACTgg TCAACAAAAGATGTTCATGGAGTTGTCCTTAATAGCTAAAGCTGAATCCAAACGGCTCAATGAACCAGTTTCTCGATTTCGGCCCCTCATCAGCTGCATCGATTTTCTAGAATCCCGCGATCCAAAACAAGGAATGTACGTACTTCTGATGATAAATATGATGATCAATGGTGTCGATCGTAACATAAGTGATGATCAAATGTGGACAGAAGAGACGATGTGGCAAGCACGAATGAGATTAAGGAGTGAAGCTGCAAAAGATAAACTTCACAAGTACATTGAG aaattcactACATCTGAAACTGTAAACTCGCAAATTCGGGATGTTGCTCAGAACATGCTCACTGAGCACAATGCAGATTTGGAAACACTGATGGGGAAGCTTGAAAATGTAAAAGGAGAATATGATACCTTGGATGGATGTTTTGAACTTCTTGCCGCCAACTCTGAAGCCACCGGAACCGAGACAGTGCTCCTTTCAATTTTACAGCTTATGACTCTTACTAATGAGGATATGTCGACGAAAAGATCGTATATGAAACTCATCGAGACAGCCATATCAGATATTCTTCTGCATCGAACTCCAATCGATCCACAAGCGGATTATAAGTTTGTGTTTGAGGTTCCTGTGGCCGAGATCATTG ATAAAATGCAAGACGAAGAGATGGCCAAAAAAGTTCGACAAGCCACGTCGGCCAAACAGGAAGCTGTTGCAATGCAAGGAGAATACTGGAAAACATTATGTGATTTCCAGAAAGAAGCTGAAGAACTGAGAAAACAT ataaatgaTCCAAAAATACCTCTTCCTCCGCCAACGAAGATGAACTTGTCGGCTCCATCCACATCTGCTGGTGGATCTTCAGCTCTACCGCCAATAACTGGAggtccaccaccacctccaggTCTCCCACCAATCACAGGAGGGCCGcctccacctcctcctcctGGTGGTCTTCCTCCAATCACCGGAGGACCCCCGCCGCCGCCTCCACCGGGAGGATTGCCTCCAATATCTGGAGGTCCTCCACCACCTCCGCCGCCTCCTGGAGGATGTccacctccacctcctccaccaccaccggGAGGGTTCAAGGGCGGaccgccaccaccacctcctccaGGCATGTTCGCACCGATGGCTCCCGTGATACCTGATTACCTTCCACCCAAGAAGGTTCCAAAGGTTGATGGTCCCATGAGAAAGTTCCCATGGGGAGCACATACTATCAACCCTCGGGATATTCCAAGAGAGTCGTTCTGGGTTGGAACAAACGAAGAACAGCTGACCAGCGATCGAATGTTCGATCGTTTACGAACCAAATTCGCCACGAAACCTGCTGCAAATAGTGGTACTCTTGGTGGTGTCTTGAATAGCAAAAAGAAAGTGAAGACAGCACAAGTCATTCATGACGATaaattacttcaaaaattgg GCATTCTTCAAGGATCAATCAAAATGTCGCATTCAGAGCTCAAGCTGGCGATTTTGGAAGTCAACGAAAAGGTTTTAACTGTCGGATTCTTGGAGCAACTTCGATCAGCAATGCCAGTGGAGAAGGAGCTTATTGACAAGCTGAGAGCGGTGAACAAGGCTCAATTTGAGGAAATGCCCGAGGGTGAACAATTTGTCACTCGTCTGCTCCAAATTCAAGGTCTTCCGCTTCGTCTCGACTTGGTTCTATTCAAAATGCGATTCTCTGAAGTGTTGAATGAACTGAAACCAGCCATGTCGTCAGTGATGGAAGCGTGCGAAGAAGTACGAGCATCTGAAGGAttccgaacatttttgaaacttgtttTGGCGACTGGAAACTTTATGGGCGGAGCGACAAAAAACTATTCGAGTGCTTACGCGTTCGACATGAGAATGCTGACAAGACTGGTTGATACAAAAGATGTCGATAATCGGCATACTCTTCTACATCATTTAATTGAAGAAATGAAGAGAATCGATCCAAGACGAGCACG atttgcTCTCACCGACTTCCATCATTGCATTGAATCGTCCCGAGTGAATGCGgatgaaattcgaaaaactgttCAACTGACAGAgaataacattaaaaaactgGAGAACTGCTTAAAAGTGTACAAAATTCAAGGAGAACGTGATTTATTCGACGAGAAGATGCGGCCGTTCCACGAAAAAGCTGTCAAAGAGTTCTCCACAGTTTCGTCAATGTGTGGAAAGATGAAAAACGATTGGGAGTCGTTGGTCAAGTATTATGCATTTAACGACAAAAAATATCCGATGGAAGAATTTTTCGCCGATATTCGCACCTTCTCTGAGCAATATTCGAATGCTTGGAAAGAGTTGGATGCCGAAGCAGAAGCAAAACGAAAAGAAGCAGAATTTGAGACACAGAAGCGGAAGCAGCTGCAACAATCTCAACAAGAAAGGAAGCCGTTACAAGAGAGACAGGCGATTAATAGAGTGCCAAGAACTCCGGCTGCGATGATTCGAGTTTCGACTG ctgcCGATAAGGCTGGTGTGCTCGATGAGTTGGAGCGTGCTACAGGAAATGCTGATTTCCTTCAAACCTTGATGTCTGCCACAAATTCTCGAACTCCTCGTTCCGGATTGCCAGCTCGAACTCGCGGAGGTGGAAGACTTGGAGGAGGACTTGATCGGCAAAGATCACGACATCAGAATGCTTTGGGTCAGCTTCAAGATCTCACTGGCTGCGCATCGGAACCGGTTCTTTCCGGACAGTTTGCTCGATCACGCAACGTTCCTCAAAATGATCTGCAACGACAAAATATGGAACTTCCATCATCAGTAAAACCAACAACGGCGCTTGATAGGGCTAAAGCATTTGGAGTTGGATTGCCGATTGGTCAGAATGAGCTCAAAGTTCGAGTGAGAAGGAAAGGGCAACCAGCTGTTCCA aATATCAATGGAACATCGCAAATCTCACCAACGCACAAAGAAAACGATCCGACGGGTTCCTCGTCAACTTCATCTGGTCCTGCATCATCAAACACGGctacatcatcatcatcaggcACAGTGGTGCCATCAACAGACGATCTTCTCGCACGTCTTAATGATTTCTGA
- the col-8 gene encoding Cuticle collagen 8 (Confirmed by transcript evidence), translated as MSNTLIWAGSASMLVCVFVALYTMMGLLTDIKQLQSDFDDEMFEFRAITKDTWQRIVTKHTYPGGVDEETIESHPPTFETLFGTRKARQAYPEQCNCGPKSEGCPAGPPGPPGEGGQSGEPGHDGDDGKPGAPGVIVAITHDIPGGCIKCPPGRPGPRGPSGLVGPAGPAGDQGRHGPPGPTGGQGGPGEQGDAGRPGAAGRPGPPGPRGEPGTEYRPGQAGRAGPPGPRGPPGPEGNPGGAGEDGNQGPVGHPGVPGRPGIPGKSGTCGEHGGPGEPGPDAGYCPCPGRSYKA; from the exons atgagtAATACACTCATCTGGGCGGGGTCCGCCTCCATGCTTGTATGTGTCTTCGTGGCACTTTACACCATGATGGGTCTTCTTACTGACATCAAACAACTTCAATCTGATTTCGATGACGAGATGTTTGAATTCCGCGCCATTACTAAAGACACCTGGCAAAGGATCGTCACAAAACACACTTATCCAGGTGGCGTCGACGAAGAAACAATCGAATCTCATCCACCAACATTCGAGACTCTTTTCGGAACACGTAAGGCCCGTCAAGCTTATCCAGAACAATGTAACTGTGGACCAAAGTCTGAGGGATGCCCAGCAGGACCACCAGGGCCACCTGGAGAGGGTGGACAAAGTGGAGAGCCAGGACATGATGGAGATGATGGAAAGCCTGGTGCACCAGGAGTTATTGTTGCAATTACTCACGATATTCCAG GAGGATGTATTAAGTGCCCACCAGGACGTCCAGGACCACGAGGACCATCAGGACTTGTCGGACCAGCAGGACCAGCTGGAGATCAAGGAAGAcacggaccaccaggaccaacAGGAGGACAAGGAGGACCAGGAGAGCAGGGAGACGCCGGTCGACCAGGGGCAGCTGGACGTCCAGGGCCACCAGGACCACGCGGAGAGCCAGGAACTGAGTATCGTCCAGGACAAGCCGGAAGagccggaccaccaggaccccgtggaccaccaggaccagaaGGAAATCCAGGAGGAGCTGGAGAAGATGGAAATCAAGGACCAGTTGGACATCCAGGAGTTCCAGGAAGACCAGGAATTCCAGGAAAGAGTGGAACATGCGGAGAG CACGGAGGCCCAGGAGAACCAGGACCAGACGCTGGATACTGTCCATGTCCAGGACGTAGCTACAAGGCCTAA